The genomic segment GGCGGCGGCGTGGGGAATCGCGCCGCCGGCCGATCTGACGTTTTCGGGGGTCGCGGTCGACTCGCGCCGGGTCGAGGAGGGGAACCTCTTCGTCGCGCTGCCGGGCGCCCGCGCCGACGGGCACGATTTCGTCGGCGAGGCGGCGCGCCGCGGGGCCGTCGCCGCGCTCGTCGCGAGGGCGCCCGACGGGATTCCCGAGGGGTTTCCCCTCTTCGTCGTGCCCGATCCGCTCCGGGCGCTGCAGGCGCTCGCCGCCCGGAAGCGCGCCGAAGAGGGGTTCCGGCTCGCCGCCGTCACGGGCTCGGTCGGAAAGACGACGACGAAGGAGATGGCGGCGGCGATCGTCGCCCGCCGCTTCCGCACGGGGAAGACTCCGGGGAACGCGAACAGCGGCATCGGTTTTCCGATGGCGGTGCTGGGCCTGCCGGAAGGGCTCGAGGCGGTCTGCGGCGAGTTCGGGATGAGCACGAAGGGGGAGATCGCCGCGCTCTCGCGCCTCTTCCGCCCCGAGGTCGCCGCGATCACGAACGTCTCGGCGGCGCACGCGCAGAACTTCGCGTCGGTCGACGAGATCGCCGACGCCAAATGGGAGATCACCGAAGGGATTCCCCCCGGCGGGACGCTCGTCTACAACGCCGCGGACGAGCGCCTCCGGGCGCGTGCGAAGACGTGGGACGGCGACGCGGTCCCCTTCGGAGCCGAGGACGCCGACGTGAGCGCCTCCGAGATCTCCGCGTCCGGGCTCTCGGGGAGCGAATTCACGATCTCGATGCGCGGGAAGACGGCGCGGGTCCGTCTCCCCGTTGCCGGGCGGCACCAGGTGACCAACTGCCTCTGCGCCGCGGCGATGGCGCTCGTGTGGGGCCTGGGTCCCGCCGACGTTGCCGCCGCGATGGCGCGCTTTTCGCCGCCGGAGCGCCGCGGGGCGGTGTACCGGCACGTCTCCGGAGCCGAGCTCGTCGACGATTCGTACAACGCGAGCCCGCACGCGATGCGTTCCGCGGTCGCGGCGCTCGCCGGCGCGGCCGCGCCCGGCCATCGGGTCGCCGTGCTCGGCGATATGAGGGAGCTCGGCGCCGAGGGGCCGCGCTGGCACCGCGAGCTCGGAGAGTTCGCCGCGGCGCGGGTCGACCGGCTCGTCTGCGTCGGTCCCCTCGCCCGCGAGATCGGCCGCGGCGCCGTGGACGCCGGGCTCGCCGCCGACAGGGTGACCTGTCTCGAACGGGCGGAGGACGTCTTGGATGCGGTCGGTCCGACTCTCGCCGCGGGGGACGTCGTCTGGATCAAGGGATCGCGCGGCGTCGGACTCGACGTCGCGGCCGACGCGCTGCGGAAGGCGGGACGCTGAATGCTCTACGCGCTCCTCTATCCCCTCCGCTCGGCGTTTCCGGCGTTGAACGTGTTCCGCTACATCACGTTCCGAACGGCGATGGCCGCGGTGACCGCGCTCGTCCTTTCGCTGTGGCTGGGTCCGTGGGTGATCCGCAAGCTCAAGTCCTGGCAGCTGAAGCAGTTCGTCCGCAAGGAAGGGCCGGAATCCCACTACAAGAAGGCCGGAACGCCGACGATGGGCGGACTGCTGATCCTCGGCGCGATCTTCGCGGCCACGCTCCTCTGGATGGATCTCGGCACGCGCGACACCTGGATCGCGCTCGGGACGACGGCGGCCCTCGGTTGCGTCGGTTTCCTCGACGACTGGACGAAGGTCCGCCGCAAGCACAGCCGCGGCCTCACGGGGAAGCGCAAGCTCGTGCTCCAGTTCGCCGTCGCGCTGGCGGCGGCGTTCGTGATCCAGCACTGGCCGCAGGCGCCGAGGCTCTCCACGATCCTGACGTTCCCGTTCCTGAAGAAATTCGTCCTCGACCTGGGAGTCCTGTACGTTCCGTTCGTCTCGGTCGTCGTCGTCGGCTCCTCGAACGCCGTCAACCTCACCGACGGTCTCGACGGGCTCGCGATCGGCGCCGTCGGCATCGCCGCGGCGACCTACGCGGTTCTCACGTACATCGCCGGGAACTCGGTCGTCGCCCACTATCTGCGCGTCCCGTTCGTCTCGGAAGCCGGCGAGCTCGCGATCTTCTGCGGCTCGATCGTCGGGGCGGCGCTCGGCTTCCTCTGGTTCAACTGTCACCCGGCGGACGTGTTCATGGGGGACGTCGGGTCGCTCCCGCTCGGCGGCGCGATCGGGATCGTCGCGGTGATGGCGAAGCAGGAAGTGCTCCTGGCGATCGTCGGCGGGCTCTTCGTCATGGAGGCCGGCTCGGTCATCCTGCAGGTCGCGTCGTTCCAGTTCACGGGCCGCCGGATCTTCCGGATGGCCCCGATCCACCATCATTTCGAGCTGGCGGGCTGGGCGGAGCCGCGCGTGATCATCCGCTTCTGGATCCTCTCGCTGCTCTTCGCGACTCTCGCGCTCTCGACGCTGAAGCTGCGATGAGGGAGAAGCGGATCGCCGTCCTCGGGCTCGCGCGGAGCGGTACGGCGCTCGCGGAGGCGCTCGCGGCGCGCGGCGTATCCGTGGCG from the Thermoanaerobaculia bacterium genome contains:
- the mraY gene encoding phospho-N-acetylmuramoyl-pentapeptide-transferase encodes the protein MLYALLYPLRSAFPALNVFRYITFRTAMAAVTALVLSLWLGPWVIRKLKSWQLKQFVRKEGPESHYKKAGTPTMGGLLILGAIFAATLLWMDLGTRDTWIALGTTAALGCVGFLDDWTKVRRKHSRGLTGKRKLVLQFAVALAAAFVIQHWPQAPRLSTILTFPFLKKFVLDLGVLYVPFVSVVVVGSSNAVNLTDGLDGLAIGAVGIAAATYAVLTYIAGNSVVAHYLRVPFVSEAGELAIFCGSIVGAALGFLWFNCHPADVFMGDVGSLPLGGAIGIVAVMAKQEVLLAIVGGLFVMEAGSVILQVASFQFTGRRIFRMAPIHHHFELAGWAEPRVIIRFWILSLLFATLALSTLKLR
- the murF gene encoding UDP-N-acetylmuramoyl-tripeptide--D-alanyl-D-alanine ligase; its protein translation is AAAWGIAPPADLTFSGVAVDSRRVEEGNLFVALPGARADGHDFVGEAARRGAVAALVARAPDGIPEGFPLFVVPDPLRALQALAARKRAEEGFRLAAVTGSVGKTTTKEMAAAIVARRFRTGKTPGNANSGIGFPMAVLGLPEGLEAVCGEFGMSTKGEIAALSRLFRPEVAAITNVSAAHAQNFASVDEIADAKWEITEGIPPGGTLVYNAADERLRARAKTWDGDAVPFGAEDADVSASEISASGLSGSEFTISMRGKTARVRLPVAGRHQVTNCLCAAAMALVWGLGPADVAAAMARFSPPERRGAVYRHVSGAELVDDSYNASPHAMRSAVAALAGAAAPGHRVAVLGDMRELGAEGPRWHRELGEFAAARVDRLVCVGPLAREIGRGAVDAGLAADRVTCLERAEDVLDAVGPTLAAGDVVWIKGSRGVGLDVAADALRKAGR